One Nicotiana tabacum cultivar K326 chromosome 23, ASM71507v2, whole genome shotgun sequence genomic window, CTCTTACTTTATTTTTTCACCCTTCTTTCCCAAATATcagtccgccaaatgaccttttgaccctcaaagatgcaacatttagcacataggATGATTGGATGTCATTTTGGCCCATCGGGCCcatttgacataatttagacagGCTTACTACAAAGGAACACGATACCTAGGACCAGGCCGTTCTAGGTCATAATGATATGATGCACGTAATCGTGATCTAAAGGCTCACCTACgtttggggttcactaacaaggcaattcgggggagcttatggtcgatggtggctgctcaagcatttcacccactccatacgtctgacgaccccccccccccccccccaaaataaGTGTGACTTAGTAAAGAGTTCGTGCACGCGACGCGTACGacgagacttgttgcagaaagaattgACCTAGAGTTATACAAATGATGACagttataaagcagtaacacataAAGGAAAATGGTAAACACATAAATAActagcaaataaaataaaactaaataagAAACAACAAAACCAAATAAAGAACATAAAAAATCTCAACCAAATATTctaaaaagccaacaagatcaagtatcagctcgaacctgcaattcccagcagagtcgctaaaGCTGTCACACCCTTTTTTTTCTTAACCctctttaaaagagataaaaGGATTTTTAAGCTCAAaaagattttcaatcaaaaattgaaaaaaaattgttcaaaagGAATTttctcagagtcgccacttgaccTGAATCTCGGTGTGCCAAGTCACCGCTTAAAAGcaatttttccttaaaaatatttttgactctAAAACATAGTTTGCATGAGAAATCCAAGTAAGGAGGTTCATTTAACTCAGGGacaaggtgttaggcactctccaagtcccgtaactagtacggttgcataaTTTATCAGATTGGCTTTTAAGAATATTTCGATTGAGGTAGAGACACATAAAAGCGAAAATAAACACAAAAGCGGCTCGAGGTCGTCCctacctaataaaagaaaaataagagaatagcaaagaaagaactaaaagaaaatatactaaaaatcTAATCTATCCTACACTGCTTCCTTCACGATGCTCGTCACGGCCTCCAAATAAAAGTACTACGGGACATTCCCCGGATAAATAATAAACTAAAGGGACGAACTCTCACcttgaataaaagaaaagacctaaagtttgcctacccaagtgtggtcggcctaaacatgctactagcgaataatataacaaaataaacaaataaataaaacatagctaaataaaagaaaaactctAAATCTTgctcatatttttatttatttaaacctaGCCCAATTCTTAAGCATGCAAGTCAAGGTTAATAGCTAACGGGCTCGATCTTCCCACTTCCCAAGACCCAATATCATTTAACAAAATGTGCGGAAGGAAAATAATCATTCAATCACAACATCTTTCCAAATCGCATGAAACTAGcatgcaaataaaataaaataaaataaaggaaagataaaaataacaaaataaggcTGAATAATGAAAGACAGATTATAAGTATGATAAGAGCTGTGTTAAAATCCTAATTGTGCCATATTAGCCCACTAATGCCATCTCTTAATTCTAAAACCCCAAACAAAACAAAGTACTCAGTCACTGAAGTAATAGTCTTTCACAATTCATCATCCATTTTTAAAACAAACGATACACTCCGCTACAATTCATAGGAGAACAAAGTGAATAATTCTTCATGACTCATAGTCATTACACTAGAGTTAAAATAGAGATACGTTTCATGAAAAATTCATTTACACTAACCAACGATGCCATTAACATGCTATTTTCACATAGTAAATAATTTCTAAACCATTGACAGGCCATTTTCATAAAATAGATTAACCTTTTATTCAAACAAGATCCAATTTCAAACTTAATGTCTCTAACATAATTGGCTTGTCTCCATAACTCAAGATTAATATCACATGGATTAACTTTCTTTTGTCAATTTGAGCACATAAAACTTAAAAACCAATAGCACTGCCTCATAAGGATTTTATAGCAAGAGACATTTGAGGCTAACTAGGAATATCACTCATGAATTCCAACAGAACATGAAACTGAAACGATCCAAACAAACCTAATAGTTTAATTAAGATTCATGCTGAAAAAGACAAGGAAGATCAGTACAGAAAATATCAAGCAAACCATGAAGCCAAGCAATAAACTCTATATCTCATTCGGAATTAACAACCTCAACTGAATTCGTTTCATGTTCATCCTCATTTTTAACAAATTTAACCgagttttaaaccttgaaactcaTTTCAAACCAAAGCTCTTATCATACTTATAATCAGACCAAACAGTAAGATAATGAGAAGGGAAATGGACCTGAAATCGCTTTCCGATATATTCAAATTTTCGATGATTACAGCGCGATGAGAACTCGAACCAGAAATTGCAAACAACAGCAGCAAGAATGAGGCAAGAACTGTGAGCTTGAACAATGGATGACAACTCGAATCGACTTCAAACCTCAACCAACATCCAttttgttcttgaacaaaaatgtaaaataagaaccaattttttttttgtatttttcgattATCAAATGAAAACAAAactgatttttatttatttattttttaatatattaatCAACTCTAGcagaaaatcagaagaaaattGGAGGAGAACCTAAAACCCTAACGTTTTCCTCTCCTCTTTTTCTTGTCCGAAAATCCCTTTTTTATATCACTCTTTGGAACCTCCCTCCTTTTTTTCCAAGAAACAGTGGATAAAAGTCCCTCAAACAAAATCCGAAAAACTCCCCAAAATCCAAGAGCcttctgattttctttttgtgGGCGATTTAGGGACAAATGAAAGGCAAGGATTCATTATGAATCACTCCACGGCTCCCATTAATCCAATAATCGATCAAAAGAGAATCAAAAATGCGTTTGAgggaataaaaaaatattttatcaaaAGTTCGTTAGGCTACGTGGCAAAGGGAGAGAGGAGGGACCACGTGGGGAAAGTGAATGAGTTAACTCGCTTGATTCCAGCAAGTTTGGGAGTAGTGGTGCGACGGCAGAGGAGTAAAGGGGGTGGTGCGACTGGTTTGTAGAAATTAGGTttaggattttgagttttattaggTTTACATATGGTGGGAGAATTGATGATGGCCATAAAATTAGAGAGGATGGATGGCTGGGATTGAAGGATTAATTTTAAGGGGCTGGTGCGTCGAGACGGGTACTGGGCTGTGGGTTAAGGGGTTGGGCTGCTGAAGGAGGTTGACAATATTTGGGCTTGTAGAATCTGAAAAGCTTTGACCCAAAATCTTAGTTACCTCTcttcaaaataaaatgaaaaatactaCAAGATGCAAAATCAATTCTAATTAATTAGGCTAAACTatcctaaaaatatgaaactatttttgtgttttttaaaTTGTAATTTGAAGTAAGAGTAGACTAAAActagaggcggatccagaattttggCAAGATGGGTGCACTATTGAGCATGggtgcacacatatatatatttaaatattttttgaaaaaatataacatTACTATACATGATTTAGGGCGGGGAGCATGGGTTCACGTGCCAAATTGTAATTTGAAGTAAGAGTAGACTAAAACTCCATAAAATTAAAGTTaacttaaataaatatataaaatactaaaatagcttaaaaatgtgacgggtcaaaaattacgtgcttacagtttcctctctttgcttggaaacacgaagtattttttaatttaagtataatatgtgtataattgtATGTAATTAATGCATTATATACGAATCTGATTAGAAAATAAACAATGAATTCAACCAGCTATTCATGTAAAGATTCCAAACTCTTACCTAAGTGAAATGGATTGGATCACGATAAGTCAAATAACTGGTCCTAATCAAATCAACATGACCCAACCtcatctccttttttttttttcaaacaaaatgtgaaagataatatATTATTTTGTTAAACAATTAGTCTAAGTTCTTCTAAATTCATTATCCATATCTCCAAAATTGATTTTCTATATGTGTTTGGGTTCGAGTTACATATTGACCCGTTGGATTACATTATTTGACTAATTATTTTAACCCAACAGTTTGATGGGTCATTTCGGATTCAATTCGTAGAGTCAAGTCAACAAATTGGTCATAATTCAACTCGTATAAACTTAGGCAGTTTGGGGGAGTTACTAAAAAGATGGATTAATTTTGGTTATTATTATACAAATAGCCAGACAGATTtaatgtttattttttctagttgGTATACATAGATTTTACATTGATTATACATAGTTATACATATGgtatacatgaattatacatatattatatatccgCCGACTATTTTTGGTTTCAGTGGgaatttggacataagaattgtgaagtcacgaaaaaagtaaaaaaaaaaatgaaaattaagtgaaaatggtatttgaaaattaaagttgtgtttggTCATAAATACAATTTGGAGCAGCATTGAAtatttgtgagtgatttgaagtgaaaattttgaaaaataactttttcgagtttcttatattttcaaaaaattacgaaattcaacttcaagtgaaatttgaaatttttatggccaaacaccgATTCCAGAAAAAAGtaaacaaatttcaaaaaaaggtaaaaaactTTATGGCCAAACGTGCCCTAAGAGAATAGGTGGGcggttatttgggttaattcttcttaattttaattttgccaCTTCTTGATTGTTTCATTTTAAAGGGCGaagatttatttataaatttttcgttGTACAAATTTTCTAGTTCTACaaattaattaatgaaataatGTTTGATGATGCAGGCATGGAGCAATGGTGTTTATAGAGAAAATGATAACTATAATTTTATGTGGTATtattttgttattaattaatcCATTCCAAAGAAAATGATAACTACAATTTAACCTTAATTTCATACTTCAATTTCATAATTTTCGAGCTCACATGTACATTATACATCACAGTCAGCCCAAGGACTTGGAGcacatcttttatttttttttactgctTGAAATGATTGTTACTAACACAAAGGAACGACAAATCCCAAATACGGATATATAAGAGCCAAAACTGTCAGATTCCATCAAGCGTAAAGCATCTGGATAATATGGAATGCGACGTGGCATACACCAAAGCCCTAAGAAATGGATAGGAAAGAAAGTCAGATTAACCCGAAAAAAGTGATCCAAAAATggatttgacctaaagtttcaaGGCATGTCAAAAAAGATCACTCCTACTCtcctattttactttatttgcagaaaaaaaatattcatttgCACAAATTAAAACTCTGATTCCCAAATTCAAGTTAAAATATCAGTACATTTCGACCCAAAAATAAAGgctttaattaatgaaataattGATAATCAAAATGGAAACACTAATTTCTTTCATCTCACAAAAGAATATATCTATATTTTGGTCAGTTAATcccagggacttaaccaacattcCTCAGGCTTTTCTGGATATCTCTTTGTATCCTGGCAATAATCATAAATCACAAGGTTTCGTTGTACCCAAGCATAATTCAATTTCTGGTCACTTGATAAGTGCCAAGAATTGTACTGATCCCACCAGTTTTTAGTGGTTGTTGAAACACAAGTAGGAAAAGGATCTTCCCATTGGCAACCATCTACACTGAAATCTTTATATGTTGAAACAAATGGTGCATTTTTCCAATCTGTTTTCTCCAAACCACCCCTAGTAGCCCAGTCATCTGCATTCCATATGCTTGAAAACAAGTACATTGGTTTCTCATTAGGAAAGAAATTGTTCGTATAATTCGCGTTTTTGTATACCCTTATCGGAACCTCATCCACGAAAAACCTGCAAATATCAGAATTATGATGTAAATTAAATCTGATTGTGAACAAGGGCAGACACACTTTGTTGATAACGCGTGTTGTCGAATTGTATTTATATTATATGGTTGAACAACTGTAAAATTATTTAGGGCTTTTCCGTTTTCGTCCTGACGGCTCAAAATAGTTGGAGGCGATATTCCAAATATACACCGATTATATATGATATGCATATTatgtatatttatgtatattatatgtatattcaatatttaatatacaAAACATAGACATTTTTGGCGGCCCAAAAATATAGTAATCccaatttttatatatttataatatgtttgaaataaatatatatgaaCAGTGAGTGCAATAGTACGTCAAACCTGTTGATTGTAAATTATTTTCATCTAGCCCAATTAGATAGAAAATGTTACTCCTGCTGCTTGAACATAAATATGAAtgtttgagtaattttagagcaaATATCTCTACTAAGTTTGCACTTCGTACCAATTGCTATAAAGGATTAGTAGGTGTAATTGACTAATAGTAATCCACATTCATTGATTAAAAATTCTGAATTACTCTCTGCCCTAAGCAAATGCAACCATGTTTTGGTCAATACCGAGTAGGTTGAAATGTTTCAAGGAGAATCTGGTTAAACCTTACGAATCCTCAAGTAATTGAATCAGGTAGAAATAGTGTGTACACCACCACacttttcatcttttaatatcgGTCTTTCTAAAAATATTACCGCACCCGTATTAGATTCTTCAAAAATACATTATTTGTGAAGAATCCGACACACTCAACTATATTTTAGGAGACACCGAGCAACACCTAAAAGTTAGAAAGAGTTACTTACACGAGCTGGTGAGAGTTCCAAAGAAGGGAATAGGAATGGAAGTCCTCAGTGGGGTCAAACCAGAGAACGTGCCTCATCTCACGCCCACCAGTGCCATTTTTGTACACATTGGTCTGAATAAGATAGGGTTCCCCTGTCCTATTTCCCAAAAACTCAAAGTCTACCTCATCTCTAGTTGGCCCTGCCCCATCTTCTGTGCACATCTGCACTCACATAAAATTCCCCATTATACACATTTTTACATGAGTTTAACTTGTAAACAGTAAATGTAacaaaattcttaaactttcacgTCAACTAAAATATAACTACGGGTAATCATCCATAAAAAAAGTAGAATTAATAACCTGAAAATTAAGAACAGATCACTTCTTGCAACCAGAAAACTTACTGAtcgtataaatattttttataaagtcactatatataagttaaatcctttTTACATTCTTACAAGATTTAAATTTTGCATTGTTAGAGCTGACATTTATTCATGCATAAAACTTCAAAATCTTGCAACTTACATAATAAGCTGTGACAACACCAGCAGAGTCACCTCCTACCAATTTCAACTTCATGCTAAACCAACCAAATCTGTATTTCTGCCTTGTCATAAATCCACATCCTATATAGAAGAAATTCATCAAAGTTAACTATCAAGAACTTCAAGATTCAAAATGGgaaaatgatatatatatatatatatatatatatatatatatatatatatatatatatatatatatatatatatatatatatatatatatatatatatatatatatatatatatatatatatatatatatatatttatatatttttgtagCTAAATAGTTTCGGCCGCGGGCTAAAAATGATTTTTACCCGTTCAAAATGCCACAACGAAATGAAAAAGTGTACTAAATGGAAAGCACTGAATTCTTATGTTTTTAAGTACCTGCTTTTTTGTCTAAGGAGAGATACCAGATCTGTCCATCTTCAGAAGTTTTGAAGTGAGATTCAGGACAGCTTTTACTGAAATTGTCATCAAATGAACCTTTAACTTCAGCTTGAGATAGTGAACAAAAAACAGCAATTAAAGCTGCAATTAAGAGAAGATTAACCATTAATGAAGAAGCCTTTCTCTCCATTAATGTTTGTTGAATTAAGCTCTCGAGAGTAATGAGAACTGAGTGAGGCTCCTCAGCTGTATTAGATTTGCGAGTGATCATAATATATGGTAAAGTAATACGCAATTGTCGCTTGAGTCATGTTGAGAGcagaaatgaaaattaaaatattgctactgtttgttgtgtttgttttgtgGCCAAGTTCAATTACATCTTTAACCTCGTTAAATGAACCAAATTATAAAGAAGAAAATGTttggtttttctattttttttttttaaaaagtcagCCTCATCCACAAAGTATCCCGCGTTCACGCAGGGTCGGTGGAAAGGCCGTAcctaaggggtgtgatgtagacttTCTACCCTAATACAAGTATTGATGACTGTTTttacggctcgaactcgtgacctataggtcacacagagATAATATTCTCAAATATGTCTTTTTAAATCCTGGTTTACATACTTTGGTGGGTCTTTGAGATCAATCATCTATCTAATTTGATTGATCGCATAACGCTGCGATAACAATCGAATTGGAAAAATTTATTTGCGCGTCGACGTGATGATTGTGATCATTCTGTattgaatatatattttacaaaatcaattacattttttttatcctttttaGATAAAGACTTTTGTCACATTTTAATTTGGTCGAATTTATAAGTTCCTTTTAGTAGTTTGTTGTGAATATTGTTAAGTATATAATGAAAGAAAGCCTAAACAGAGTTTCACTTGGCtcaattaaagtaacaataaaaGATGATGAACATGTAAAAGAGTATAGAGTATGGGTGTTTAACGGGCGGGTTGGGACGGGCTGGACACAAAAAAAATCAGTCCGTCCGTTTAACGTTGCGGGCTGTactttttcggaattttttttgTCCGTCCGGGTTCGGGCTTAGCGGGTTGTTAGCGGGCTGTTAGCGGTTTGTTAACGGGCCGtggattgttttatttttttaagtaaattttatttttcttattcaatattattgatacttaagtgtttgcaaacttttaaggcttagaattaaactttgaagtttaaaattttaaatttgaaatttgaattttataatgttaaaattaaaatttgaaagtaagtggctacaaaaaattatttaataagacctatatgtaaggatcaagctccgaagactttcatttgatatttttattgaataatatataatacttcaaattaagttgcaagttcttttttgattttgttatttttgaacttgcaaattacaagtttacaacaattataaaaaataaatagtacatcacatgttttgcatcatttttgtaagttcatccatgttTCTTGATTTCCGACATTTGTTGAAtcagaaccataaaccattatatctccaattttttggtcctccgcttcatctacctcgccacgcccttgatttcgtcgttctgatcttatctaatctctgaagcacactagaatttccaaagcgttgctacccaatgaatgacgggtatctcctagttgctgtcttgcttggctaaatgcgctctctgatgcaactgttgaaatcggcacatttagcacgtctcgagtcatggccgaaagaacagaaaattgatttgagttgctcatccaccaacccagtggtagaaattcctttgtgcggggctctgctgacttttgcaagtagaattgaagttcatcaatattcctgctactggtttgttgatgctcccTTATTatagaccaaatcaaataatcttcaacaccatcattatcatccaaagcactggtcccagatgttgaaactgaacttgaaggaatatttgcatctacagcagaagaagcatcaacaatgttagcataataattatataatgtttctaaatgtttgtgtagatcagaaatacaagtgtcaatatcaggagtttcagttggtccaatatccatataagaatataaaggagtgattaattggcgacaagtggccattttgatagaagggtttaaaatagcaccaattaggtaaatagagggaattgggtaaaaatattttttaaacttatctagcataaattcaacaacagaagtatatctttctttctttttcaaattatatagtaaaagagaaatttcagcaatatgaactaaaccatttgtaatagtaggataataagctccagaaaactcaagtgtagccacataaaatttttataaaaactttacaacatcttcaatgacatcccaagttctagatgttaacaaacggttaggatcggtacaatgagaattagcaacttcagttataggcattctatatttataacaacattttaagaataaataaatataattccacctagtaactatttcttcaggtatgagtcttggttttagtccatagtgtagacatttttatttaaatacatttaatctagcacttctattatttccttgaattacaccaacagctcttctaactaaagtaatatcatctctaaataattcaaggccactcttcacaatcaaattataaatatgacatgcacatctaacatgaaatatttcagaAAGTGGTGGGTAtagatgcaattttaatattgtaatagcagcattgttgttagaagcattatcaaatgacacACACAAAATATTTTCtgcaagattataaaatatagcaacttcatgggtagtattacttataaatgcaccagtatgactttgatttttatcatatttaaaagcaataatatatttttgcatacaaaaattatcatctatccaatggcatgtaacagtcaaataatcattACCATTTACAgcacgaccaatatcagaagtaagagaaatTCTACAAGAAAGACTGACGaacaaataacatatatatgtctgatattgtccgaaaagcctaaagatatcagctctacaagtacttctaggaatacctttaaacaaaggattataaattctttgaatataagtaacaagatatggtgaagcagcaaaactaaaaggtaaacaacctaaaacaatcattttagctaattcttcccgatctttcttaATATCGTATTTACCCATTAATCCTCCAGTACCCGGGTTAAGTTTTTATTGTCCATCTTCCTCATCTACTCCCCAATCAAGAGGGTGGTTGTCTACCATgtgcctacgaagttgacccgtTCCCCCTCCCTTACCGgtctcatgtttataaatatccttacaaattctacatcttacataatttttatcttcttctagtctgtcaaaaaaattccaacacttacttcttaatcttcgattcttcttaatagggagGGGAGGCCTACTTGTATTACCACGACTTCCACccctaatattttgagtttgactagcattaccaggtatagctggtggtgtttcaagattatcaggtgatgaaaatggaatatcatctaaattatcatctaaatcatcatctataccataattttcttgaagtctcccataatctacatttaaatttttacttgaactttcaaaaatatgtgtaaagctactagaagaacaagcaccacctcttgatcttttggaagttttcttactaccacctctactagtgcacgcttttttgcctgctctaaatatatccattatgtaaattaaattaataattgtaaataataaaataaatgtacaccaaagaagagaaagatataGAACGAGTGTACCGAAATTTCGGAtgccgcactaaatttgatatcaaaaatcaaacttcaattgatagatcgatacttgatagttgatacttgataccacacttcacttgaatacttgatatttgataataataattttgtaatggctaa contains:
- the LOC107810260 gene encoding putative xyloglucan endotransglucosylase/hydrolase protein 8, with product MITRKSNTAEEPHSVLITLESLIQQTLMERKASSLMVNLLLIAALIAVFCSLSQAEVKGSFDDNFSKSCPESHFKTSEDGQIWYLSLDKKAGCGFMTRQKYRFGWFSMKLKLVGGDSAGVVTAYYMCTEDGAGPTRDEVDFEFLGNRTGEPYLIQTNVYKNGTGGREMRHVLWFDPTEDFHSYSLLWNSHQLVFFVDEVPIRVYKNANYTNNFFPNEKPMYLFSSIWNADDWATRGGLEKTDWKNAPFVSTYKDFSVDGCQWEDPFPTCVSTTTKNWWDQYNSWHLSSDQKLNYAWVQRNLVIYDYCQDTKRYPEKPEECWLSPWD